One Cryptomeria japonica chromosome 9, Sugi_1.0, whole genome shotgun sequence genomic window carries:
- the LOC131044605 gene encoding probable pectinesterase 53: MLKQQIMIVVVFGIVLFISLVEANATVHKEKPVHTRALNIQDEYTKWIRWMGTLNHSLYKPAKNKVFPSSYLVVDTTDGVGDFTSVQEAIDSLPLFNVVRVVIKINAGVYKEKVNIPITKAFVTLEGAGADSTIIQWGDMAGTLGPDGKPLGTYNSATVAVNSPYFIAKNITFKNTAPIPPPGAVGRQAVALRITGDTAAFFGCSFLGAQDTLYDHIGRHYFKDCYIEGSVDFIFGNGLSMYEGCVVHGISDTYGAVTAQKRESSGDDTGFAFVRCKVTGSGALYLGRAWGTFSRVVFAYTYMDKIIMPVGWHNMGDPHKESTVFYGQYKCSGAGASFSGRVSWSRELTDEEVKPFLALSFIDGHDWISL; this comes from the exons ATGTTGAAGCAACAAATTATGATTGTTGTTGTTTTTGGTATTGTGTTATTCATATCTTTAGTGGAAGCCAATGCAACAGTGCACAAAGAAAAGCCTGTCCATACAAGGGCATTGAATATACAGGATGAGTACACCAAATGGATAAGATGGATGGGTACTCTGAACCATTCACTGTATAAACCAGCAAAGAACAAGGTTTTTCCTTCCTCATACCTTGTGGTGGACACCACAGATGGAGTAGGGGACTTCACTTCTGTTCAGGAAGCCATAGATTCCTTGCCTCTCTTCAATGTTGTGCGAGTTGTTATAAAAATCAATGCAGGAGTATATAA GGAGAAGGTGAACATACCTATTACCAAAGCATTTGTAACTCTTGAAGGGGCAGGTGCAGACTCCACAATCATACAATGGGGAGACATGGCAGGGACTTTAGGGCCAGATGGCAAGCCATTGGGCACATATAACAGTGCCACTGTTGCAGTTAATTCTCCTTATTTCATTGCCAAAAATATTACTTTTAAG AATACAGCCCCTATTCCTCCACCAGGAGCAGTTGGCAGGCAAGCTGTTGCCCTCAGAATAACAGGAGACACAGCAGCTTTTTTTGGCTGCAGCTTCCTTGGAGCTCAGGACACCCTTTATGATCACATAGGACGCCACTATTTCAAAGACTGTTATATTGAAGGCTCTGTGGACTTTATCTTTGGGAACGGCCTTTCAATGTATGAG GGGTGTGTGGTACATGGGATTTCCGATACATATGGGGCAGTTACAGCACAGAAAAGGGAGAGCTCAGGAGACGACACAGGATTTGCTTTTGTGAGATGTAAAGTGACAGGGTCGGGAGCTCTGTACCTAGGGAGGGCCTGGGGAACGTTTTCACGTGTGGTATTTGCTTACACATACATGGACAAGATCATCATGCCAGTCGGATGGCACAACATGGGCGATCCTCACAAGGAGTC GACTGTTTTTTATGGGCAATATAAATGCAGTGGGGCAGGAGCAAGCTTTTCGGGTAGAGTATCATGGTCTCGTGAACTCACAGACGAAGAAGTAAAACCATTTCTAGCCCTCAGTTTTATTGATGGGCATGACTGGATTAGTCTCTAG